Genomic DNA from Candidatus Kapaibacterium sp.:
AGCTCCTGCTGCCCCGGCGGGTGGTGGTTACTGTCAGCGGGTACGTGCGTTCGCCAGGGACGTACATCCTGCCAGCGAGTCTGCGGGTATCTACGGCGGTGCGGCTTGCAATGTACGGTGATGCTGCGGCGAGGACGGCATCTGGAAGACCGATGCAGGCGCCGCTAGCCGCCGGTTCGGTACAAGAGCTCCAAGGGCACGAGTGGGAGTACAGCAGCGTCCCGCTACTGCCGAGCTTCTGCACGCGACATCTCGTGCTGCGGTTCGCCGATGGTACAACCCGGGAGGCCGACGTAGAGCGCGGACGAGCCTTAGGGGAAGTGCAGTCCGACCCGATGCTGAGCGAGGGGCTAGAGATCTTCGTCCCTGCGCCACCCCCGACTGGGTACGCTACAGTGTCTATCGGGGGGGCTGTTAGGCGTCCGCTCCGGATTGCACATCGCCATGGGGATCGGCTCTCGTTCCTCCTGCGCTTAGCCGGCGGGATCGATCCTCAGCGGGCACAGTACGTTGCCCTCATCCATCTTCCTGGGAGGCCGCCAGAGCGTGTTGAGCTAGACACAGCTGGAATGCCAACGACGGACCCACTCCTTGCACCGGGAACAGCTGTGATTGTGCCAGAACGTCCGGTGGCAGGGATTATACGGCAGGGGGTGGTTCGCCTCCTTGGAGGGGTGGTCCGGCCAGGCGCGTACGTCATCGAGCCCGGACGGACGCGCCTGAAGGAGGTCATAGAACAGGCGGGTGGCCTTGTTCCAACGGCAGCGTTAGCACAGGCCTACATCCAACGGGTGCCTCCACCGCAGGCTTTCCAGACCGACCCTCGGATGCCCACCGAAGTCGGCCTGTACAGCCGCTTTCTGTACAGCGACCTCCGGCTGGAAGATACCGTCCGCTACATGCTGGATATGCGGCTGCAGCGCTCGCTCGTTGCATGTGACTTCGTCGCGCTCTTCCGTGATGGGGACCTTCGACATAACGTGCCGCTGGAAGATGGGGACGTCATCGTGATCCCGGAGCAGGAGCGACACGTCTACCTCTGGGGACAGGTACGGTTCCCCGGGGCTGTGCCGTTTGAGGCAGGCCAAACGACAGACTGGTACATCCAGCAGGCAGGAGGTTACGGTGTGGGCGCAGATCCGAGGCGGGTGAGAGTATTGCGTGGTCCGCAGCGGGTCTGGCTTACCCCCAAACAGGCAGGGGCGCTTCAGCCGGGCGATGAGATCTACGTCCCACGGATACTCGACGTCCCCGCGTGGGCCCAGCAACAGGCAGAGCTGCAGTTCTACACCGTTCTGGTAGGGGCAGTCTCGACACTGACCTTTGTCGTCACCACGATCTTCAACCTTCTGCGGCGTTGACGAGCGGCGGATGGAGGGCTTCAGGAAGCACAGTAGGGCGACGCAGCAGGTGGCT
This window encodes:
- a CDS encoding SLBB domain-containing protein, coding for MDMQPSGSLKWWWSIVCACLWGSLWAQEAGRSLLPQSLWQTLEEAGTLTALRDVLPELPPSDGAVMPEEYYLGPGDVLLVQVLAPVVQSHRVVVSATADVLIPRLGLVSVKGKSIAQLRQELQQLVQQRNPAATVNVQLLLPRRVVVTVSGYVRSPGTYILPASLRVSTAVRLAMYGDAAARTASGRPMQAPLAAGSVQELQGHEWEYSSVPLLPSFCTRHLVLRFADGTTREADVERGRALGEVQSDPMLSEGLEIFVPAPPPTGYATVSIGGAVRRPLRIAHRHGDRLSFLLRLAGGIDPQRAQYVALIHLPGRPPERVELDTAGMPTTDPLLAPGTAVIVPERPVAGIIRQGVVRLLGGVVRPGAYVIEPGRTRLKEVIEQAGGLVPTAALAQAYIQRVPPPQAFQTDPRMPTEVGLYSRFLYSDLRLEDTVRYMLDMRLQRSLVACDFVALFRDGDLRHNVPLEDGDVIVIPEQERHVYLWGQVRFPGAVPFEAGQTTDWYIQQAGGYGVGADPRRVRVLRGPQRVWLTPKQAGALQPGDEIYVPRILDVPAWAQQQAELQFYTVLVGAVSTLTFVVTTIFNLLRR